A section of the Candidatus Saganbacteria bacterium genome encodes:
- a CDS encoding ATP-binding protein: protein MFKRNIEKDLLQWKTKENRKPLILRGARQTGKTTVIRQFSKEFKHLVELNLEIDAINKIFSEVKNIDEIIQSIESLANQRIIPGETLLFIDEIQNSIPAIRLLRYFYENIPELHVIAAGSLLEVRMKKEGWSFPVGRVEFLYLYPVSFVEFLNALKEDIILENINNCKINKPLAAPIHEKILKLLADYMVIGGMPEAVQLFMSNKSIKLAREFHTALSLSFKEDFVKYSKSSEVEYLKLVWERVPFEIGNRIKYSKLSGTNTASKNISEAFNILHEAMLVERILPTVNTSAPLTRKLKSAPKAFFLDIGLCAHMLNLSKDQIYNKLINPFFEGALFEEFVGQELLALDPRDRRPLFFWTREEKGTSSELDYIIQLNGRLCPIEVKAGSHGSLKSLHQFLYRSGLNLGIRIYNGQLTLEEHSLSLSNSHVIQYKLLSIPFYLVFNIENIINQISK from the coding sequence ATGTTCAAAAGAAACATAGAAAAAGATCTGCTGCAATGGAAAACCAAGGAAAACAGAAAGCCACTGATCTTAAGAGGCGCGAGGCAAACAGGGAAAACCACTGTAATTAGGCAGTTTTCAAAAGAGTTTAAACATTTGGTGGAATTAAACCTTGAGATCGATGCCATAAATAAGATCTTTTCTGAAGTAAAAAATATTGACGAGATCATCCAAAGCATCGAAAGCTTGGCCAACCAAAGGATAATTCCCGGCGAAACGCTTCTCTTTATAGATGAGATACAAAATTCAATTCCAGCCATAAGATTATTGCGCTATTTTTATGAAAACATTCCCGAATTACACGTAATTGCGGCCGGATCCCTATTAGAAGTCAGGATGAAAAAAGAAGGATGGTCCTTTCCGGTGGGAAGAGTTGAATTCCTATATCTTTATCCGGTATCTTTTGTTGAATTTCTTAATGCTTTAAAAGAAGATATTATTTTGGAAAACATTAATAACTGCAAAATCAACAAGCCATTAGCAGCCCCTATCCATGAAAAGATACTGAAGCTTTTGGCTGATTATATGGTTATCGGCGGGATGCCGGAAGCAGTACAACTCTTCATGTCTAATAAAAGCATTAAGCTGGCCAGGGAATTCCATACGGCATTATCTTTGTCGTTTAAAGAGGATTTTGTGAAATACTCAAAAAGTTCAGAAGTAGAATATTTAAAGCTTGTTTGGGAGAGGGTCCCTTTTGAAATAGGCAATAGGATAAAATACTCAAAACTATCAGGGACAAATACAGCATCAAAAAACATTTCCGAGGCTTTTAATATTTTGCATGAAGCTATGCTTGTGGAAAGGATCCTCCCTACGGTAAACACTTCAGCCCCGCTAACCAGGAAATTAAAATCTGCCCCAAAAGCATTCTTTCTCGATATTGGGCTCTGCGCTCATATGCTCAATTTGTCCAAAGACCAGATTTACAACAAATTAATTAATCCTTTTTTTGAGGGGGCGCTATTTGAAGAATTTGTTGGGCAAGAATTGCTCGCCTTAGATCCCCGAGATAGGCGGCCTTTATTTTTTTGGACGCGGGAAGAGAAAGGGACATCTTCAGAACTAGATTATATCATCCAATTAAACGGACGTTTGTGCCCCATCGAGGTTAAGGCGGGAAGCCACGGTTCATTAAAGTCTCTCCATCAATTCCTGTACCGCAGCGGGCTAAATTTAGGGATAAGGATATACAACGGGCAATTAACGCTTGAGGAGCACAGCCTTTCGCTTTCTAACAGCCATGTAATTCAGTACAAATTATTGTCGATCCCTTTTTATCTTGTTTTCAATATAGAAAATATCATAAATCAGATCTCAAAATAA
- a CDS encoding zinc metallopeptidase, which yields MFFYSDPTFILLIPAMLLAVYAQFKVKSTFSKYSEVKAASGNTAAQVSRSLLDAAGLRSIPVQQVEGELTDHYDPRDKTLHLSTSVYNSNSVAAIGVAAHEVGHAIQDSKAYAPLALRNNLVPAAMLGSNMAIPLFFMGLIFSFPMLMDIGIIVFSLAVAFQVITLPVEFNASSRAIKLLSDGSYLTVNEIPMARSVLNAAALTYIAATAMAVLNLVRLIALRNERD from the coding sequence ATGTTTTTTTACTCCGATCCTACTTTTATATTATTAATTCCGGCAATGCTGCTAGCGGTTTACGCGCAATTCAAGGTCAAATCGACTTTCAGCAAATATTCCGAAGTTAAAGCCGCAAGCGGAAATACGGCGGCACAAGTCAGCCGTTCTCTCCTCGATGCTGCAGGGTTAAGATCGATCCCGGTCCAGCAAGTTGAAGGAGAGCTTACGGATCATTACGACCCGAGAGATAAAACGCTCCATTTATCAACTTCCGTTTATAACAGCAATTCGGTCGCGGCGATCGGGGTCGCGGCGCACGAAGTGGGCCATGCTATCCAAGACTCAAAAGCTTATGCGCCATTGGCCTTAAGGAACAATCTGGTCCCTGCCGCGATGCTTGGGTCAAACATGGCCATCCCGCTTTTTTTTATGGGCTTGATATTTAGCTTCCCGATGTTAATGGATATCGGCATCATTGTTTTTTCATTGGCTGTGGCTTTTCAAGTAATTACTCTGCCAGTTGAATTCAACGCATCGTCACGCGCGATCAAATTATTGTCCGATGGAAGCTATTTAACTGTAAACGAGATCCCCATGGCGCGATCGGTCCTAAATGCGGCCGCTTTAACCTACATCGCGGCAACTGCGATGGCAGTATTGAATTTAGTCAGGCTAATAGCACTTCGCAACGAACGTGATTGA
- a CDS encoding archease → MINKFETIKHPTDIGIIAHGKNIKEVFENAAFAMFSLMTELQAVKTAESFTVKVKGDDREDLFINWLNELNYLEDAKHMLFREFNITRLSDNSLEAVVNGERINKSLHLMHRAIKEATFNGLELTQNKARVVFDV, encoded by the coding sequence ATGATCAACAAATTTGAAACTATTAAACATCCAACCGATATCGGGATCATTGCCCACGGCAAGAACATAAAAGAAGTTTTCGAAAATGCCGCATTTGCCATGTTCTCGCTTATGACAGAGCTCCAAGCTGTAAAAACCGCTGAATCATTTACGGTAAAAGTCAAAGGCGACGACCGCGAAGATCTCTTCATCAACTGGCTTAACGAACTCAATTATCTTGAGGACGCAAAACATATGCTATTCCGCGAATTCAATATTACAAGATTAAGCGACAACAGCCTTGAGGCTGTAGTAAACGGCGAACGCATCAACAAATCGCTTCACCTGATGCATAGGGCGATCAAAGAGGCGACTTTTAACGGGCTTGAACTTACACAAAATAAAGCGAGGGTCGTTTTTGATGTTTGA
- a CDS encoding 3-isopropylmalate dehydratase small subunit, translated as MELKGSARTLKVMDDINTDYIISGRYKFKIQDPVELAKHVMEDIDPEFFSKVKKGDFLVAGRNFGCGSSREQAPMAIKYANIAVVLAKSFARIFYRNCFNLGLPAIECDTDKISEGDELTIDFDNGKIVNNTKKIDIKIAPLPKTMQILLSEGGLVEHFKKHGGFKVI; from the coding sequence ATGGAACTCAAAGGTAGCGCCCGAACTCTAAAAGTTATGGATGATATAAACACCGACTATATCATCTCCGGCCGATATAAATTCAAGATCCAAGACCCTGTTGAACTCGCAAAGCATGTAATGGAAGATATCGACCCCGAATTTTTCTCAAAAGTAAAAAAAGGCGACTTTTTGGTCGCGGGCCGCAACTTCGGATGCGGATCATCCAGGGAACAGGCTCCAATGGCTATTAAATACGCGAATATTGCGGTCGTGCTCGCAAAATCATTCGCAAGGATATTTTATAGGAATTGCTTCAACCTTGGGCTTCCAGCGATCGAATGCGATACCGACAAAATAAGCGAAGGCGACGAGCTGACAATTGATTTCGATAACGGAAAGATCGTGAACAACACCAAGAAGATAGATATCAAGATAGCGCCTCTCCCAAAAACCATGCAAATATTGCTCTCTGAAGGCGGACTGGTAGAGCATTTCAAGAAGCATGGCGGCTTCAAAGTCATATGA
- a CDS encoding 3-isopropylmalate dehydratase large subunit, with amino-acid sequence MPKTIAEKILSNHSKTDSHAGDIVIADLDFMIGQDGTSGVAIDSFNKMGAKKVFDPSRIAIIIDHSSPSPNSGVSAIHHKIRNFIKDQGIKLYDIGCGVCHQITPEQGHVVPGDLVIGADSHTCTYGAINVFSTGIGSTDLAAGMISGKLWFKVPDTMKVVYKGALPKGIYSKDLILSLIGQIGADGATYMVLEIYGESIDAMEVDERFTISNMAIECGAKAGLMKADKKVMEWVAAHHPKRKPNPVEADKDAVYAKAVEIDVTKLVPQIAKPHTVDNVCPITEVIGTPIQQGFIGTCTNGRIEDFQVAAKILKGKKVHADSRLIIAPSSKDILMAMIKDGTYQTLLDSGAVAVTPGCGPCVGTHNGVPSDGENVISTANRNFKGRMGNVNSFIYLGSPATVAASVIEGKIADPRKYL; translated from the coding sequence ATGCCCAAAACTATCGCTGAAAAAATATTGTCGAACCATTCCAAAACTGATTCCCATGCAGGAGATATAGTAATCGCCGATTTGGATTTTATGATCGGGCAAGATGGGACTTCAGGCGTTGCGATCGATTCTTTCAACAAAATGGGGGCAAAAAAAGTTTTTGACCCGTCAAGGATCGCGATAATCATCGACCATAGCTCCCCCTCGCCAAATTCGGGCGTTTCAGCGATCCACCACAAGATCAGAAATTTCATAAAAGACCAAGGCATCAAGCTTTACGACATTGGATGCGGTGTTTGCCATCAGATAACCCCTGAACAGGGGCATGTCGTTCCAGGTGATTTAGTTATAGGCGCCGATTCTCACACTTGCACATATGGCGCGATCAATGTTTTTTCGACAGGCATTGGATCAACGGATCTCGCGGCCGGAATGATATCGGGAAAACTTTGGTTTAAAGTTCCCGACACAATGAAAGTTGTTTACAAAGGCGCATTGCCAAAAGGAATTTATTCAAAAGATCTAATATTAAGCTTAATCGGCCAGATCGGAGCTGATGGCGCGACTTATATGGTGCTCGAAATTTACGGAGAATCAATCGATGCCATGGAAGTTGACGAAAGATTTACTATTTCAAACATGGCTATCGAATGCGGGGCCAAAGCTGGCCTTATGAAGGCTGATAAAAAAGTCATGGAATGGGTTGCCGCTCATCATCCAAAAAGAAAACCAAACCCTGTCGAAGCCGACAAAGATGCGGTCTATGCCAAAGCAGTTGAGATAGATGTTACAAAACTTGTCCCACAGATCGCAAAACCGCATACGGTAGACAATGTTTGCCCGATTACCGAAGTCATTGGAACACCTATCCAGCAAGGGTTCATCGGAACTTGCACAAATGGAAGAATTGAAGATTTCCAAGTTGCGGCAAAGATCTTAAAAGGGAAAAAAGTCCATGCCGATTCCAGGCTTATAATCGCCCCATCATCAAAAGATATTTTGATGGCAATGATCAAAGATGGGACATATCAAACACTGCTTGATTCCGGGGCAGTCGCTGTAACACCTGGATGCGGACCATGTGTTGGTACCCACAATGGCGTGCCATCTGATGGGGAAAATGTTATTTCAACAGCAAACAGGAACTTTAAAGGCAGGATGGGGAACGTCAATTCATTTATTTACCTGGGATCCCCGGCAACAGTGGCAGCTTCGGTCATTGAAGGGAAGATAGCTGATCCGAGAAAGTATCTTTAA
- a CDS encoding nucleotidyltransferase domain-containing protein, translated as MDREKIKPQRVIDAFLKHIPSNIRVNGVFLFGSFATGKTHKDSDIDFIVISPDFKKMQFMKRLELLSHIQGADPVTRSVPMDIIGYTPEEFKNIDKKSIIMKKAKKEGKFLSLNQN; from the coding sequence ATGGATAGAGAAAAAATTAAGCCACAAAGAGTAATAGATGCTTTTTTAAAGCATATTCCTAGTAATATTAGGGTGAATGGCGTATTTTTATTTGGCAGTTTTGCCACAGGTAAAACGCATAAGGATAGCGATATTGATTTTATTGTTATTTCTCCAGATTTTAAGAAAATGCAATTTATGAAGCGCTTGGAACTCTTGTCCCATATTCAAGGAGCTGATCCTGTTACGAGGTCTGTGCCTATGGATATTATAGGATATACTCCGGAAGAATTTAAAAATATTGACAAGAAATCCATAATAATGAAAAAAGCAAAAAAAGAAGGAAAATTTCTTTCTTTAAATCAAAATTAA
- a CDS encoding HEPN domain-containing protein, with product MKYLVQKWLEYAKADLEAAEVLVLHPKSHYSYQLAVLHCQQAIEKILKTILVDMGKEPKRVHNLIFLLEESGLDPPIEFKNYIEQLNPHYQPARYPDISHKGPVLRYDKKTADYHFAKTKEVFSWIEKKLSHKE from the coding sequence ATGAAATATTTAGTTCAAAAATGGCTTGAATACGCAAAGGCAGATTTAGAAGCGGCAGAAGTTCTAGTTTTACATCCAAAATCACATTATTCTTATCAATTAGCTGTTCTTCATTGCCAACAAGCCATCGAGAAAATATTAAAAACAATACTTGTTGATATGGGCAAAGAACCCAAAAGAGTCCACAATTTAATATTTCTTCTTGAGGAAAGCGGGCTGGACCCGCCCATTGAATTCAAAAATTATATCGAACAATTAAATCCGCATTATCAGCCGGCTCGTTATCCGGATATTTCCCATAAAGGCCCTGTATTGCGATACGACAAAAAAACAGCTGATTATCATTTTGCAAAAACAAAAGAGGTGTTTTCATGGATAGAGAAAAAATTAAGCCACAAAGAGTAA
- the rnc gene encoding ribonuclease III, translated as MQRDKELAELEKKLGISFLNKQLLNQSLTHASFAHEEKIPDNERLEFLGDAVIKLVISEYIYNKFPSRPEGDLTKIRATVISDETLAREANTVKLGEYLLLSENEKKTGGDRRKSNVANAFESLVGAIYLDAGLGKVRDFLLDFLRAEIDKVSREGYIKDYKSALQEFVQKKKWLLPQYKVLKELGPRHEKLFVIGVKIKGKIMGEGRGMNKKEAEQKAAEEALKALQCM; from the coding sequence ATGCAACGCGATAAAGAGCTAGCAGAACTTGAGAAAAAACTTGGAATATCCTTCCTGAATAAACAGCTTTTGAACCAATCACTCACCCATGCGTCTTTTGCACACGAAGAAAAAATACCCGATAACGAAAGATTGGAATTTTTGGGCGACGCGGTGATCAAACTTGTGATATCCGAATATATTTACAATAAATTCCCATCAAGGCCGGAAGGCGATCTTACGAAAATCCGAGCCACAGTCATTTCCGACGAAACTTTGGCCCGCGAAGCGAATACCGTTAAACTTGGAGAATATTTGCTCCTATCTGAGAATGAAAAGAAAACAGGCGGCGACCGCAGAAAATCAAATGTCGCAAACGCGTTCGAATCCCTTGTTGGCGCGATCTATTTGGATGCGGGCCTCGGGAAAGTCCGGGATTTTCTGCTTGATTTCCTAAGAGCAGAGATCGACAAGGTAAGCCGGGAGGGGTATATCAAGGACTACAAATCCGCACTGCAGGAATTTGTCCAAAAGAAAAAATGGCTGCTTCCCCAATATAAGGTTCTAAAAGAATTGGGGCCAAGGCATGAGAAATTATTCGTGATCGGGGTCAAAATCAAAGGGAAGATAATGGGCGAAGGCCGCGGCATGAACAAGAAAGAAGCCGAACAAAAAGCCGCCGAAGAAGCCCTGAAGGCTCTCCAATGCATGTAA
- a CDS encoding dihydroorotase, with protein MHVIIKDGTILDARSQKEIKADILIENGKIKEIGKNLKGPANTTIIDAEGLLVSPGLIDMHCHLRDPGDPEDESIESGTRSAALGGFTTIACMPNTNPPLDNSAMIKYITSKSKQVGVVNVLPVGAVTKGLLGRHLTEMGKMIEEGAVAFSDDGMPVSNSQVMRHALEYAKIFGTTIISHSEDLELSAEGQMNEGGLSTILGLKGIPALAEETAIARDIDLASQFGPIHITHVSTAKSVDIIREAKKKGIPVTADTCPHYFSLTENAVEGYNTLAKVNPPLRTQDDVEAIKKGLKDGTIDAIATDHAPHKAEKKNVEFASAAKGSVGFETALSLSLAELKPLLSVNQIIEKLTLAPSIILGIHKGEIKVGADADITIIDPNAEYEINIEAFVSRSKNSPFDKRFVRGKVLHTIVSGRIVVRDGRLVQ; from the coding sequence ATGCATGTAATAATAAAAGATGGGACGATACTTGATGCAAGATCTCAAAAAGAGATTAAAGCGGATATTCTAATAGAAAACGGAAAGATAAAAGAAATCGGAAAAAATCTTAAGGGCCCGGCAAATACGACCATAATCGATGCTGAAGGGCTATTGGTCTCTCCGGGACTTATTGATATGCATTGCCATTTAAGGGATCCAGGCGATCCGGAAGACGAATCTATTGAATCGGGAACAAGATCTGCGGCGCTTGGCGGATTTACGACGATCGCCTGTATGCCAAATACAAATCCACCTCTCGATAATTCCGCCATGATCAAATATATTACCTCAAAATCAAAACAGGTCGGAGTTGTAAACGTTCTTCCTGTAGGCGCTGTCACAAAAGGTCTTTTGGGAAGACATCTAACAGAAATGGGAAAGATGATCGAGGAAGGGGCCGTAGCATTTTCTGACGATGGAATGCCGGTTTCAAATTCGCAAGTAATGAGGCATGCTCTTGAATACGCGAAAATATTCGGGACCACGATCATTTCACACTCCGAAGATCTAGAGCTGTCCGCGGAAGGGCAGATGAACGAAGGGGGCCTCTCAACGATACTTGGCCTGAAGGGGATCCCCGCTCTTGCTGAAGAGACTGCCATTGCAAGAGATATCGACCTGGCAAGCCAATTTGGCCCGATACATATAACCCATGTTTCAACCGCAAAGTCAGTAGATATTATCAGGGAAGCGAAAAAGAAAGGCATTCCGGTCACTGCCGATACCTGCCCCCATTACTTTTCGCTTACAGAAAATGCTGTTGAAGGATACAACACACTTGCCAAAGTCAATCCCCCATTAAGGACGCAAGACGATGTCGAGGCGATAAAAAAGGGACTAAAAGACGGGACGATCGACGCGATAGCGACCGATCATGCCCCGCACAAAGCTGAAAAGAAAAATGTCGAATTCGCTTCCGCCGCCAAGGGATCGGTCGGGTTTGAGACAGCCCTTTCACTGTCACTAGCGGAATTAAAGCCTTTATTAAGCGTAAATCAAATAATTGAAAAATTAACTTTAGCCCCATCAATAATATTGGGCATTCACAAAGGTGAAATTAAAGTTGGCGCCGATGCAGACATAACGATTATCGACCCAAACGCGGAATATGAAATTAATATTGAGGCTTTTGTCTCGAGATCAAAAAATTCCCCATTCGATAAAAGATTCGTCCGAGGCAAAGTCCTTCACACTATCGTCTCTGGTAGAATAGTGGTCAGAGATGGTCGACTTGTGCAGTAA